The nucleotide sequence TTATTGCCTGGATTTTTATCAGGATGGAATTGCATCGCCAATTTACGATAAGCTTTTTTAATCGTGTCTTGGTCTGCTTCACGGGCAACGCCTAAAATTTCGTAGTAGTCTCTTTGAGCCATTTTCGTTTTTCGTGTCCTAAATTATTGAATGTGCTGTGCAAATCAAAATATGGTGACGAATGAGGATCCGTCAATGCTTGCTTGAGTTTTCTATGCGAGTTCGGCTTTAAAAAGCCATTGGACGCAATGCTTCTTACTTAGAAGAGGCTTTCATCGAATCAATTTTGTCCTGAAGACGCTTAATCAGCGTGGGATCTTGTTGGGTGTCTTTCATTTCTTGTAGAAGAGCTTCGGCGAGTTCCGTGTTTCCGGAGTCGGAGTACAGTCGGCCTGCTAAGGTGAACACCCAGGGAGGAGCGCCGTTTTTACCAGCTTGAATTAATAATTCTGCGGCGCGCTTGTTATCTTTCACTTCATACAAGTAGTGATAAGCTGCGCGGTAAGAGATGCGCCAATCGTTTGGGAATTCTTTAACGCCTTTTTCGAATATCTTTGTCGCACCATCAACGTCTGTGATGATCACGGTTAAAGCCAATGCTCCGGCCGCATAGGGAATGCGAAATTTGGGTGCTAGATTCGTGATGGTATCGAGCATGCTGTAAAGCCATGAATTATTTCGACATACATTTTGTGCGATTTGCTGATCACAATAATCGAAGTCTTGAAGAGAGCGAATCCAAAAAAGATCTGCCATAGCTTCACTATAACCAAACGAAAAATGCTGAAGATTTGGCGGAGGCGCTATCAACGCGCGTTCCTTTTTTAACGAACTTGCCGCGAAGAACTGGGAAAAGACAATGACCACCAAAGCAAAAATCCCCAGTAAGATACTGGGGATTTTAAAGTTGAAATCAAAAGAAGATTCAACGGCAGTCTTCATTAACTATCGAATACCAATCAAAGTATTTCGAATAACTTTTGAACTGTCGATAGCCCATTCATCATTACCACCGTCAGTTTGAATCACAGCCACTGCTGCTGCTTGGAAAGTAGTTGCCGTAGTAAGGCACCCTGCTGCAACTCCGCTGGGACTCGCATCACACATGTTATCATTGATAGCAGGAGCGATAGTACTACCGCCCGCGCCGTTTAACATTGTACAACCATTTTGGAATGTCCCTGCGGTAGTACCACAATATCCAAGCGCTGAAATAGAAGCATTGGCTGGTGTTGACGTATACCCTTCCGCAGCTCCCGCTTGCTTACCCGCCGCAGTAAACCCAACATTATAACGAAGCGAACCCTCAGGCGTATAACCAACCGCCGCGAAACGGCTGTCGTATGTATTATACTCAGAATAAAAAGCTTTCTCAGCCGTATACAATGAAGACAAATTCGTCTTAGCTTCAGACTGACGAGCTTTCGCCATATATTTATTTACAGATGGAACTGCGATTGCAGCGAGGATACCGATGATTGCCACCACAACCATCAACTCAACGAGCGAGAAACCGCGTTGAGAATTCTTAGAAGAGAACAACATTAAGACCTCCATGGTTCTTTAATTCTGCTTACCCACATAAGTGTGTCAAAAGAATATGCTTATTGCAAGTGACTGTCTCGAATCAGACACCATAAATCGCTCCGAGTTTGCATCATCATTTTCAGAGCTAGTCTCGACTAACGAATAGCTTTCTTAAGACCCCCGACTTGCCAAGTCTTAAAGAGTGCTCAAATTGAGTCGTGAGGTAGTAGACTTATGAGTATGGGAAACAACGACAATAATAATAACGGCAGCAATTATCCATTCTCGAGTCCGGAGGGAGAGGCTGGCGTCCAGCTCGTCCCAAAACTAGACACTCCGAAGATGTATAAAGTAATTCTTCTTAATGATGATTACACGCCGATGGATTTTGTGGTTCTTGTATTGCGTCGTTTTTTTGCGAAAACAGAGGAGCAAGCGACGCAAATCATGTTAGATGTACATAAGAAGGGTGCAGGTGTCGCCGGGGTCTACTCCTTGGAGATTGCGGAAATGAAGGTGATGCAAGTCAATCAGTTCGCGCAACTCAATCAGTATCCCCTAAAAAGTACACTGGAGGAGGAAGCATGATGAGCCGCGAACTTGAGCGGAAGCTCGCCGAAGCAACTGAACTCGCCAAACGCCACCATCACGAATTCGTGACGTTAGAACACATCTTGTTGGTGCTAACTGAATCTCCTTTGATGGTTGAGATCCTTGAAGCTTGCGCCGTCAACGTGCAAAAACTTCGTCAGGACTTGCGCGATCATCTGAAATCAGGAATTCCTCAAATCACCGATGACCAGTTGTCATCGTATGGTGGTTTTGATTCCTGGACTCCCGAATTCACACTCGCCTGTCACCGTCTTATTCAACGTGCTGCCATCCAAATGAAGAGCGCTGGCCGCAATCAAATTAGCGAAGGCAGTCTGCTTGTTTCCCTTTTTTACGAGCAAGATTCTCACGCCACTTTCGCTCTGGCGCGACAAGGCCTTACTCAATTTGACATCATCAATTATATTTCCCATGGGATCACAAAAGACGGAAAGGAACACGACATTCCTCCTTCTGCAGCTCCCCGTTCAAGCGAGTATCAAGGCGAATCTTACGAAGAAGGTCGCAGCTCTCCGCTTGAAAGTTTCTGCGTGAATTTAAATGACAAAGCCAAACTTGGAAAATTAGATCCTTTGATTGGTCGTGAAGACGTGATCGAAAGAACCATTCAAGTTCTCTGTCGTCGCACGAAAAACAATCCATTGCTGATCGGCGAACCCGGCGTAGGTAAAACAGCCGTGGCCGAGGGACTTGCGCAAAAAATCGTGCAAGGAAATGTTCCGGAAAAACTTAAAAACGCCGTGATCTATTCTTTAGATTTAGGTGGCTTGCTTGCAGGAACAAAATTCCGCGGTGACTTCGAGGGACGCTTGAAAGCTGTCGTGAAAGACATCGCAAAACGTCCCGGCGCTATTCTATTTATCGACGAGATTCACACCATCGTTGGGGCTGGCGCAACTAGTGGGGGCTCAATGGATGCTTCCAACTTGTTAAAGCCGGCTCTTGCAAGTGGCGACATCAGCTGTATTGGCTCCACCACTCACGTGGAATACCGTCAGTACTTTGAAAAAGATCGCGCGCTGAATAGACGTTTCCAAAAAATCGATATCAACGAACCTTCGAATGAAGATGCAGTTAAAATCCTTCGTGGTCTTCGTAAATCTTATGAAGAATTCCACGAGGTCCAATATACAGAAGAAGCTTTGCGTGCGGCTGTAGAATTATCGCAGAAGCATATTCACGGAAAACTTCTGCCAGATAAAGCGATTGATGTCTTAGATGAAGCGGGAGCCCACTTCCGCTTAAAATTCGAACATGCGGAAGACGTGAAGATTGACGCTCCTGAAGTTGAAGAAACAATCGCGAAGATGACGGGTCTTCCGATCGCAAGTATTTCTTCGAGTGAAAAAACGCAGTTGCGTGATCTTGATAAAAAATTAAAAGCTTTGATCTTCGGTCAAGACGAAGCCATCGATCGTTTGGTTTCAAGTATCAAGTTTTCTCGCAGTGGTTTGGGTCGACCTAATAAACCTATTGGCAGCTTCCTATTCACTGGCCCTACAGGTGTCGGTAAAACCGAAGTATGTCGTCAGCTCGCGCAAATTCTGGGCGTTCACTTTGAGCGCTTTGATATGTCTGAGTACATGGAAAAACATGCGGTTGCTCGCTTAGTCGGTGCGCCTCCGGGATATGTGGGTTACGAAGAAGGCGGTCTTTTAACTGAGGCCGTGACGAAAAATCCTTATGGAGTTTTCTTGTTAGATGAGATTGAAAAAGCTCACACCGACGTGACCAATATTCTTTTGCAAGTCATGGATGCCGGTCGCCTCACCGACAGCAATGGACGTGTCGCTGACTTTAAAAACGTCATCCTTGTCATGACTTCTAACGCCGGAGCTTTAGAAACTTCGCGCGGGACGATTGGCATGGTTGAAGAAAATCGCAGTTCGCTTTCTATGGATGCCATTAAAAAAGCGTTTTCTCCAGAATTCATCAATCGTTTGGACGCGGTTGTTTCCTTCCGTGATCTTTCTGAAGACATGGTTACGAAGATCACACAAAAATTCGTGGACGAACTGAAAATGCTTCTTCTCGAGAAAAAAGTGGAACTGAATGTTTCTCAAGAAGTAATTAAGTGGCTAATGAAAAAAGGCTACGACAAAGTTTACGGCGCTCGTCCTTTAGCGCGTGCCGTGGATGAGCATCTGAAAAAAGCCTTGGTCGACGAATTACTTTTTGGACGCCTTGTCGACGGAGGACGTGTCAATGTGGAACTAGAAAAGGATATTTTGAAGTTCCATTTTAGCACCACCCCTAACGGCACTGGTCAAAAGAATCAAAAACAACCTGTCACGACGTGATGTGATGGCATTGACATTCCTTTTAGAGTTATCATTATTAATGGTGACTCTAGAAGGAGTGCATAAATGGCATTTTTAAAACGTATCGGTTTATTTGTTCTAACAAACGTCCTTGTCATGGTGACGATCGGAATCGTTTGGTCTCTTGTGAGCCGATTCCTTGGTCTTGCAGGTCTTAACTCTTACATCCCATTCTTGATGGCATTCTGTTTGGTTTGGGGTATGGGCGGCGCCTTCATCTCTTTGCTTATGTCAAAGTGGATGGCGAAAATGTTCCATGGTGTGAAAATCATCGAACCTAACAACCAAAATCCAGAACTTCGTGCCTTGGTAAATAAAGTCCACGACTTTGCTCGTCGTGCGCAACTTTCAAAAATGCCTGAAGTCGGTATCTACGAATCTGTCGACATCAACGCATTTGCGACAGGACCTTCAAAGTCCAACTCTCTGGTTGCGGTCTCTACAGGTCTTTTGCAAAGAATGAATGAAAAAGAACTTGATGGAGTTCTTGCCCACGAAGTGGCGCATATCGCAAACGGAGACATGGTCACAATGACTTTGATCCAAGGTATCGTGAATGCCTTTGCGATGTTCTTCTCTCGTATCTTGGCAAACCTGGTCGCTTCCAACGTGGAAGAGCGCTACCGTGAGATTGTTCGCTTTGCGGTGACAATCCTAGGCGACATCGCGTTCACATTATTGGGATCTATCGTCGTGAATTACTTCTCTCGTCGTCGTGAGTTCCGTGCGGACGCCGGTGGTGCGAAGTACTCTTCTCGCGAGAATATGATTGCGGCTTTGCAAAAGTTGCGTTCAGTTTATGATCTGCCTATTCCTCCAGAGGAAGGTCAGACTGCGACTTTGATGATTTCAAATCGCGACAAAGGTGGAATTGCGAAATTGTTCATGACGCATCCGCCTCTTGAAGTTCGCATCCAAGCTCTTCAAACGGGCCGTATCTAAGCGGCGCGTTTTGTTAAATAACCTGATATTTCGTCTGAGTCAGGGTTGTTAAATTCCACAATTCGGCATAACCTAAACGGGTTATGCCGAAAATAATTCTCGCCTTCTCTTTTTTTTCCGTCATCTTAGGTTGTGCAACGACATCGCGTTTAGACACGCGTATCGACAAACGCTTAACTCCACCCGTTCCTAATTTCATTAGCAAATGGAAGAATGCTCCAGTTTCTGATTTAGAAAAATTAGAAGTGGGCGCTAAGGAAGATAATATTCGCTGGTGGAAGACCTACACGTTGGCGATGGCTAAAAAGACCACGGCCCCTAAAGAGGCTTGTGAGGGCTTTAAGTCATTGTCTTCAGAAAACGACTTTCCCCTTCATGATCTGGCGTTGCTTCGTGCTTACGAAACTTGTGTGAACGACAAAGCCTTAGCCGAGCTTCCTAGCAGCACGGTGCCTTGGTATCGCGATCTGATGGTTGATATTAAACTTAAAGAGGCTTTAGAAACTTCGGATTTGCGCGACGATATGGCAGCCTATGTTGAAAAAGCTCGCCTTGATAACAACAAGAAGAACAAAGAAGAATTTTACTTGAAAGCTCTTCTTGCGGCTCAGAAGTCTGAATCCAAAGAAGACATTGAGCAGATTCAAACGGCGCTTTACAAAAACTCTCCACGTCTAAATCCCCTGCCTTTGGAAAAAGATTTAAGCAACGTCGCTTCAGACTATCGCTTTCATCGTGAGTTCGATCACGCGCTAAAGACTTACAAAAAAATCTTGGCGTCAGAACAAACAGGGCCGGATGAGTATTTCCAAACATTGAAAAACATTCGTCAGACTTACAAGGTAGCGCAACAGCGTTCGGATTATATCAACGCGACGGCTGACCTTGTGAATTGGTCTAAAAAGCAATTCCAAAAAAATAAAAAAGATCGCCGTGCGATTGCGCGCTATCACGATGCCCAAGTTCTTTTTGCTAAAACGCTTTGGACAGAAGATCAAACTTCGCAAGCGGTGAAAGTTCTAAACGAAACTCACCGTCTGCTTCGTGGAATCTATCCGATGGATGAAGTTTATTTTATCCAAGGACGTATTGACGAAGAAAAAGGCAATTTCACAAAGGCCATTGAATATTTCGAGGCCAGCTACCAACAACCGGTCAGCTTACCAGGCCTTCGCGATAAAATCGCGTGGTTGAAATCTTGGAACTACTACAAGCTGGAGAAATGGGAAGAAGCGAAGACAAGCTTTGAACAAATGCGCGATCTTGTGAAAGACCCTGCCGACAAATCACGTGCTCGTTTCTGGTTGGCTCGTTCCTTAGAAAAGCTGGGTAAAAATTCCGACGCTCAAAATGAACTTCAAGGTTTGATTAAAGAAGATCCACTAGGTTACTACGGCGTTTTGGCCGTTCGTGAACTTAAACAGAGCTTCACGCCACTTAAGATCGACAACAAAGAACTTCAAGGCTTAAGCCTTCTCGGAGTTTCAGAACTTGATCCGCAAATGCGTTTAACGACGGAATGGTTGATTTCTGTCGACGAAAAACCTTTTGCCGAAAAAGTTCTGAACATCGCGGTTGAAGATTTAAAAAAGAAGAAAGTGACTTCCGAAGAAACTTGGCTTGCGATTTCTTCTGGCTATGCGCGCACAGGCCTTTACCTGCCGCTCTTTTCTGCGATTGGTGCATTGGATTCTTCTGTTAAAGATCGTCTCTTGAACGATCATCCCGATCTTTTATTTCCACAGCCGTTCTCGGACATCATCGCGCAAGCTTCTGATAAAAGCGGAACGCCTCAGGCGTTCATCTATGCGATCATCCGTCAGGAATCTGCCTTTAATCCAGAAGCGCGCAGCTCGGTCGATGCCTTCGGCTTGATGCAACTTCTGCCAAGCGTCGCTAAACAATTGGCGAAAAGAAATTCGTTGGAGTATTCCGAAGCCAATGACTTGTTTAAACCAGAGATCAACATCCCTCTGGGAGCCTTTGAATTAAAGTCGCTAATGAAAAAGTACGACGATCAATTCATCTTGGCGGTGTCAGGTTACAACGCCAATGACAGCGCGATCCGCGGCTGGTTGAAAACCCGCTTCCGCGAAGACTCTGTTGAATTTATCGAAGAAGTTCCTTACGAAGAAACTCGCGCTTACATCAAATTGGTGATGAGAAATTATATCTTCTATCAAAGACTTTTAAACACGGCTTCAGGAACACCGTTCCCCGAAGAACTTCTTTCTTTGAAATCGAATAAGAAGAAAGACATTGTGAAAGAAGAAAGCATCAGTCAGCAGCTTTAAAAATAAAAATCCCGAGTCGAAAGCTCGGGATTTTTTATTTCTAGATCCAACAATTAATTAACGATTACAAAAAGTATCATCCGTAAAACTTCCCGTCGCAGCGGAACTGTATTCCGGATAAGTCACGTAATTCACATTCGTCATGTCCACTTCATCCGCGCCGGCGGTGTAAACGACTTTCAAAGTGTCTGCCGTCAACTCTTTCAACTCGTAACGTTTTTCTACTGGAGTACCTA is from Bdellovibrio bacteriovorus and encodes:
- a CDS encoding lytic transglycosylase domain-containing protein; protein product: MPKIILAFSFFSVILGCATTSRLDTRIDKRLTPPVPNFISKWKNAPVSDLEKLEVGAKEDNIRWWKTYTLAMAKKTTAPKEACEGFKSLSSENDFPLHDLALLRAYETCVNDKALAELPSSTVPWYRDLMVDIKLKEALETSDLRDDMAAYVEKARLDNNKKNKEEFYLKALLAAQKSESKEDIEQIQTALYKNSPRLNPLPLEKDLSNVASDYRFHREFDHALKTYKKILASEQTGPDEYFQTLKNIRQTYKVAQQRSDYINATADLVNWSKKQFQKNKKDRRAIARYHDAQVLFAKTLWTEDQTSQAVKVLNETHRLLRGIYPMDEVYFIQGRIDEEKGNFTKAIEYFEASYQQPVSLPGLRDKIAWLKSWNYYKLEKWEEAKTSFEQMRDLVKDPADKSRARFWLARSLEKLGKNSDAQNELQGLIKEDPLGYYGVLAVRELKQSFTPLKIDNKELQGLSLLGVSELDPQMRLTTEWLISVDEKPFAEKVLNIAVEDLKKKKVTSEETWLAISSGYARTGLYLPLFSAIGALDSSVKDRLLNDHPDLLFPQPFSDIIAQASDKSGTPQAFIYAIIRQESAFNPEARSSVDAFGLMQLLPSVAKQLAKRNSLEYSEANDLFKPEINIPLGAFELKSLMKKYDDQFILAVSGYNANDSAIRGWLKTRFREDSVEFIEEVPYEETRAYIKLVMRNYIFYQRLLNTASGTPFPEELLSLKSNKKKDIVKEESISQQL
- the htpX gene encoding protease HtpX, coding for MAFLKRIGLFVLTNVLVMVTIGIVWSLVSRFLGLAGLNSYIPFLMAFCLVWGMGGAFISLLMSKWMAKMFHGVKIIEPNNQNPELRALVNKVHDFARRAQLSKMPEVGIYESVDINAFATGPSKSNSLVAVSTGLLQRMNEKELDGVLAHEVAHIANGDMVTMTLIQGIVNAFAMFFSRILANLVASNVEERYREIVRFAVTILGDIAFTLLGSIVVNYFSRRREFRADAGGAKYSSRENMIAALQKLRSVYDLPIPPEEGQTATLMISNRDKGGIAKLFMTHPPLEVRIQALQTGRI
- the clpS gene encoding ATP-dependent Clp protease adapter ClpS; translation: MSMGNNDNNNNGSNYPFSSPEGEAGVQLVPKLDTPKMYKVILLNDDYTPMDFVVLVLRRFFAKTEEQATQIMLDVHKKGAGVAGVYSLEIAEMKVMQVNQFAQLNQYPLKSTLEEEA
- the clpA gene encoding ATP-dependent Clp protease ATP-binding subunit ClpA; translation: MMSRELERKLAEATELAKRHHHEFVTLEHILLVLTESPLMVEILEACAVNVQKLRQDLRDHLKSGIPQITDDQLSSYGGFDSWTPEFTLACHRLIQRAAIQMKSAGRNQISEGSLLVSLFYEQDSHATFALARQGLTQFDIINYISHGITKDGKEHDIPPSAAPRSSEYQGESYEEGRSSPLESFCVNLNDKAKLGKLDPLIGREDVIERTIQVLCRRTKNNPLLIGEPGVGKTAVAEGLAQKIVQGNVPEKLKNAVIYSLDLGGLLAGTKFRGDFEGRLKAVVKDIAKRPGAILFIDEIHTIVGAGATSGGSMDASNLLKPALASGDISCIGSTTHVEYRQYFEKDRALNRRFQKIDINEPSNEDAVKILRGLRKSYEEFHEVQYTEEALRAAVELSQKHIHGKLLPDKAIDVLDEAGAHFRLKFEHAEDVKIDAPEVEETIAKMTGLPIASISSSEKTQLRDLDKKLKALIFGQDEAIDRLVSSIKFSRSGLGRPNKPIGSFLFTGPTGVGKTEVCRQLAQILGVHFERFDMSEYMEKHAVARLVGAPPGYVGYEEGGLLTEAVTKNPYGVFLLDEIEKAHTDVTNILLQVMDAGRLTDSNGRVADFKNVILVMTSNAGALETSRGTIGMVEENRSSLSMDAIKKAFSPEFINRLDAVVSFRDLSEDMVTKITQKFVDELKMLLLEKKVELNVSQEVIKWLMKKGYDKVYGARPLARAVDEHLKKALVDELLFGRLVDGGRVNVELEKDILKFHFSTTPNGTGQKNQKQPVTT
- a CDS encoding type IV pilin protein; the protein is MLFSSKNSQRGFSLVELMVVVAIIGILAAIAVPSVNKYMAKARQSEAKTNLSSLYTAEKAFYSEYNTYDSRFAAVGYTPEGSLRYNVGFTAAGKQAGAAEGYTSTPANASISALGYCGTTAGTFQNGCTMLNGAGGSTIAPAINDNMCDASPSGVAAGCLTTATTFQAAAVAVIQTDGGNDEWAIDSSKVIRNTLIGIR